In one Agathobacter rectalis ATCC 33656 genomic region, the following are encoded:
- a CDS encoding polysaccharide deacetylase family protein produces the protein MDSKDNELARQQQERRKRVSRIKTGIIMTIAIWIAISILAIVVLGIMVVKLNSRIYKLELQLNTAISSTVTGTESDDGDIASDEESSGAKTQAVVKQLESKDNVYHDGDTRKVYLTFDCIPGDNTGAILDALANCGVKATFFVTADTSGKYDDVYKRIVQDGHTIAMASYSNSYSKIYESTEAFTDDLTQISDYITNLTGIAPDIYRFPGGSMNQISNVDMVELVKILNSKHITYFDWNVNSGDTADNCSVDDIVNNVTSGIAKYDNSVVLLHDDSNRSTTAEAIEPLVESIKAQGAEILPIDNNTYKVQYIKSDTVG, from the coding sequence ATGGACTCAAAGGATAATGAATTAGCCAGACAGCAGCAGGAGCGTCGCAAACGTGTGAGCCGGATTAAGACAGGTATTATTATGACTATAGCAATATGGATAGCAATATCTATACTTGCCATAGTTGTACTGGGCATCATGGTTGTCAAACTGAATTCGAGAATATACAAGCTTGAGCTTCAGTTAAATACAGCTATATCAAGCACAGTTACCGGTACTGAGTCTGATGATGGTGACATCGCTTCTGATGAAGAAAGCTCTGGCGCAAAAACTCAGGCTGTCGTGAAACAGCTTGAGTCAAAAGACAATGTGTATCATGATGGGGATACAAGAAAGGTATATCTTACCTTTGATTGTATTCCCGGTGATAACACCGGTGCCATTTTAGATGCCCTTGCCAACTGTGGTGTCAAGGCTACCTTCTTTGTCACAGCAGATACCTCCGGTAAATATGATGATGTTTATAAGCGCATAGTGCAGGACGGACACACTATTGCGATGGCTTCCTACAGTAATTCATACAGTAAAATTTATGAATCAACAGAGGCATTTACCGATGACCTGACACAGATTTCCGATTATATCACCAATCTGACTGGAATAGCACCGGATATTTATCGTTTTCCCGGTGGCAGCATGAACCAGATTAGTAATGTAGACATGGTTGAGCTTGTAAAGATACTCAATTCAAAGCATATCACATACTTTGACTGGAATGTCAATTCTGGTGATACGGCCGACAATTGCAGTGTCGATGATATTGTCAATAATGTCACCTCAGGTATTGCCAAATATGACAATTCAGTTGTGTTATTACATGATGATTCAAACAGATCAACCACGGCAGAGGCTATTGAGCCGCTTGTTGAAAGTATAAAAGCGCAGGGTGCCGAAATATTGCCGATTGATAATAATACATATAAAGTTCAATATATCAAATCAGATACTGTTGGATAA
- a CDS encoding polymer-forming cytoskeletal protein: MGLFKEFKDDFSQAVNELVPGDVPEKEVEPKAQTADNLVVDTIGENVDVASELSKLDGLLEHVEEQPQETTVPRPTPSENFAEHTINTQKEEQIPQMNDIPQPVNTQPVNNNVLSGDVQDETSVITASTVLTGDLQSSGSFDIQGTINGNVMCNGKIVVTGTVNGNTNSSEFFADVAKVEGEIVSTGTVKIGAGSVIIGNISASSAVIAGAVKGDIDVQGPVVVDTSAVIMGNIKSRSVQINNGAVIEGFCSQTYADIDVQGLFEGK; encoded by the coding sequence ATGGGATTATTCAAAGAATTTAAGGATGATTTTTCTCAGGCTGTAAACGAGCTTGTACCCGGAGATGTACCTGAGAAAGAAGTAGAGCCAAAGGCTCAGACAGCTGACAATCTTGTAGTTGATACTATAGGAGAGAATGTTGACGTTGCATCAGAGCTTTCAAAGCTCGACGGATTACTTGAGCATGTCGAGGAGCAGCCACAGGAGACAACTGTACCAAGACCAACTCCAAGTGAAAATTTTGCAGAGCATACAATCAATACACAAAAAGAGGAGCAGATACCACAAATGAATGATATACCACAGCCAGTAAATACACAGCCAGTAAACAATAACGTTTTATCAGGAGATGTACAGGACGAAACATCAGTCATCACAGCAAGTACTGTACTCACAGGAGATTTACAGTCATCAGGATCATTTGATATTCAGGGAACCATCAACGGAAATGTAATGTGTAACGGCAAGATTGTTGTTACAGGAACAGTCAACGGCAACACAAATTCATCAGAGTTTTTCGCTGATGTAGCTAAGGTTGAGGGTGAAATTGTTTCAACAGGAACTGTAAAGATAGGTGCAGGATCTGTTATCATCGGCAATATCTCAGCATCTTCAGCAGTTATCGCAGGAGCTGTAAAGGGCGATATAGATGTTCAGGGACCTGTTGTAGTAGATACTTCTGCAGTTATCATGGGTAATATCAAGTCACGTTCAGTACAGATTAACAACGGTGCCGTTATCGAGGGCTTCTGTTCTCAGACATACGCTGATATCGATGTTCAGGGACTTTTCGAGGGTAAATAA